The Actinomyces sp. oral taxon 414 genome has a segment encoding these proteins:
- a CDS encoding acyl-CoA dehydratase activase-related protein, which yields MTRPPLTAVPLGMPGFPARRPAPGAPASDGAAKGPLLRLGLDIGSTTVKLVVLPESAPGAPVPEPVYCEYRRHHADVRGEVIRLLAEAAQRVPRARVVGAVTGSAGLSLAQVMALPFVQEVIAETRTVQAKNPETDVIIELGGEDAKITYLHPTPEQRMNGTCAGGTGAFIDQMAQLLHTDAPGLNELASRYQTLYPIASRCGVFAKSDLQPLINQGAAGEDLAASVLQAVVTQTIAGLACGRPIRGRVMFLGGPLHFLPELRAAFERSLAEQVDAFICPPDAQLYVAVGAALMSGGEPTTLAELAQRLRTGDTSAMRTSRMRPLFTDDDELEAFRARHARATVPRTGWPAPPEDPDAVVDCFLGIDAGSTTIKAVVLDPEDRIVWEHYAGNEGDPVTAAVEILRRVHIEMPEHVRIVRSCVTGYGESIVKAALRIDEGVVETMAHYRAAAHLNPGVTSVIDIGGQDMKYLRIRGGAIDSISVNEACSAGCGSFLQTFAQSMGRSVQDFAAAALDAAHPVDLGSRCTVFMNSAVKQAQKEAATPGEISAGLSYSVVRNALYKVIKLRDASQLGERISVQGGTFLNDAVLRAFELLTGREVVRPDIAGLMGCFGAALTAHQDYDGVPGTLMTLAELSRFSLTTETAVCKLCQNHCKLTITTFNDGQRHVSGNRCERGATQERRAKKSDMPNLYDYKYRRTFAYRRLRQGQDTRGEIGIPRVLGMYENYPLWFTILTQLGFRVVISGRSNHELFESGMDSIPSENVCYPAKLSHGHIQFLINKGIKTIWFPCVFYERHLVAGTDDHFNCPIVATYPEVIRTNVEAIRDGGDGGDGKEGGVRLLSPFLNLADPAKLAERLVEVLADWDVTLPEARRAVAAGFAEDAAFKADVRAEGRRTLEWMREHGRRGIVLAGRPYHIDPEINHGVPDVINTLGMAVLSEDSILPEPEPGETADDDAALARAVSGGALSRAVSALRRGLGRGKEDPQAPADWSDVRAEDLPSPETPVAAAGVAPGLRVRDQWAYHSRLYQAAELVTRDPDLELVQLTSFGCGVDAVTADQVQEILESADRVYTALKIDEVSNLGAATIRLRSLAAAAQARRRRREAAETAETVETAEAAEAAAGVVETAEVDTTAAGAAPVKAAGAEAAPERPAPSTRALPAATTPVFTEEMRATHTILMPQMSPVHFRPLEPLMRRLGYKVELLESASRADLEVGLRYVNNDACFPAIMVIGQLIGAFEDGSHDPDRCVVAISQTGGMCRATNYAAMLRKGLREAGYPQVPVLAISLQGLEDNPGFRLTPTLGLKMIQGIVIGDTLNTCLLRVRPYETRPGAANRLAQRWNAIIGEYFEHKGRCPTWGGRLGYRRLLREMVSEFDALPRRDIPRKPRVGVVGEILVKFQPDANNHVVDQIEAEGCEAVVPGLLAFFLNGPATAQWEADTYGIGKDTVAKKKAAVWFLEQMQAPARAALAACGGTFDVESSTAVMMQKASQILSLGNQAGEGWLLAAEMVELIEHGAPNIVCCQPFGCLPNHVVGKGMFREIRRRYPQANIVGIDYDPGASEVNQLNRLKLMISTAFMSQQDEAARDAVSAVGRPPEPVAQGAEPARL from the coding sequence ATGACCAGACCGCCCTTGACGGCCGTGCCCCTGGGCATGCCCGGCTTCCCCGCCCGCCGGCCCGCCCCCGGCGCGCCGGCCTCCGACGGCGCCGCGAAGGGCCCGCTCCTGCGCCTGGGCCTCGACATCGGCTCCACCACCGTCAAACTCGTCGTGCTGCCCGAGTCGGCCCCGGGTGCGCCCGTGCCCGAGCCCGTCTACTGCGAATACCGCCGCCACCACGCGGACGTGCGCGGCGAGGTGATCCGCCTCCTGGCGGAGGCCGCGCAGCGCGTCCCCCGCGCCCGCGTCGTCGGCGCCGTCACCGGCTCGGCGGGACTGTCCCTGGCCCAGGTCATGGCCCTGCCCTTCGTGCAGGAGGTCATCGCCGAGACCCGTACCGTCCAGGCCAAGAACCCCGAGACCGACGTCATTATCGAGCTCGGCGGCGAGGACGCCAAGATCACCTACCTCCACCCCACCCCCGAGCAGCGCATGAACGGCACCTGCGCCGGCGGTACGGGCGCCTTCATCGACCAGATGGCCCAGCTGCTCCATACCGACGCCCCCGGCCTGAACGAGCTCGCCTCCCGCTACCAGACCCTCTACCCCATCGCCTCGCGCTGCGGCGTCTTCGCCAAGTCCGACCTTCAGCCGCTGATCAACCAGGGGGCCGCCGGCGAGGACCTGGCCGCCTCCGTCCTCCAGGCCGTCGTCACCCAGACCATCGCCGGCCTGGCCTGCGGGCGCCCCATCCGCGGCCGCGTCATGTTCCTGGGCGGGCCGCTGCACTTCCTGCCCGAGCTGCGGGCCGCCTTCGAGCGCAGCCTGGCCGAGCAGGTCGACGCCTTCATCTGCCCGCCCGACGCCCAGCTCTACGTCGCCGTCGGCGCCGCCCTCATGTCCGGCGGCGAGCCGACGACGCTCGCCGAACTCGCCCAGCGCCTGCGCACCGGCGACACCAGCGCCATGCGCACCTCCCGCATGCGGCCACTGTTCACCGACGACGACGAGCTGGAGGCCTTCCGCGCCCGCCACGCCCGCGCCACCGTGCCCCGCACGGGCTGGCCCGCCCCGCCGGAGGACCCCGACGCCGTCGTCGACTGCTTCCTGGGGATCGACGCCGGATCCACCACCATCAAGGCCGTCGTCCTCGACCCCGAGGACCGCATCGTGTGGGAGCACTACGCCGGCAACGAGGGCGACCCCGTCACCGCCGCCGTCGAGATCCTGCGCCGCGTCCACATCGAGATGCCCGAGCACGTGCGCATTGTGCGCTCCTGCGTCACCGGCTACGGCGAGAGCATCGTCAAGGCGGCACTGCGCATCGACGAGGGCGTGGTGGAGACCATGGCGCACTACCGGGCCGCCGCCCACCTCAACCCCGGCGTCACCAGCGTCATTGACATCGGCGGCCAGGACATGAAGTACCTGCGCATCCGGGGCGGGGCCATCGACTCCATCTCCGTCAACGAGGCCTGCTCGGCCGGCTGCGGCTCCTTCCTGCAGACCTTCGCCCAGTCCATGGGCCGCTCCGTGCAGGACTTCGCCGCCGCCGCCCTGGACGCCGCCCACCCCGTGGACCTGGGCAGCCGCTGCACCGTGTTCATGAACTCCGCGGTCAAGCAGGCCCAGAAGGAGGCGGCCACCCCCGGGGAGATCAGCGCGGGCCTGTCCTACTCCGTGGTCCGCAACGCCCTGTACAAGGTCATTAAGCTGCGCGACGCCTCCCAGCTGGGCGAGCGCATCAGCGTCCAGGGCGGCACCTTCCTCAACGACGCCGTCCTGCGCGCCTTCGAGCTGCTGACCGGGCGTGAGGTCGTGCGCCCCGACATCGCCGGCCTCATGGGCTGCTTCGGGGCGGCGCTGACCGCCCACCAGGACTACGACGGCGTCCCCGGCACCCTCATGACCCTGGCCGAGCTCTCCCGCTTCAGCCTGACCACCGAGACCGCCGTGTGCAAGCTGTGCCAGAACCACTGCAAGCTCACCATCACGACCTTCAACGACGGCCAGCGCCACGTCTCGGGCAACCGCTGCGAGCGCGGCGCCACCCAGGAGCGGCGCGCCAAGAAGTCGGACATGCCCAACCTCTACGACTACAAGTACCGGCGCACCTTCGCCTACCGGCGCCTGCGCCAGGGGCAGGACACGCGCGGCGAGATCGGCATCCCCCGGGTGCTGGGCATGTACGAGAACTACCCGCTGTGGTTCACCATCCTCACTCAACTGGGCTTCCGGGTCGTCATCTCGGGGCGCTCCAACCACGAGCTGTTCGAGTCGGGCATGGATTCCATCCCCAGCGAGAACGTCTGCTACCCCGCCAAGCTCTCCCACGGGCACATCCAATTCCTCATCAACAAGGGCATTAAGACGATCTGGTTCCCCTGCGTCTTCTACGAGCGCCACTTGGTGGCCGGGACGGACGACCACTTCAACTGCCCCATCGTGGCCACCTACCCCGAGGTCATCCGCACCAATGTCGAGGCCATCCGCGACGGCGGGGACGGCGGGGACGGGAAGGAGGGCGGCGTGCGCCTGCTGTCCCCCTTCCTCAACCTCGCCGACCCCGCCAAGCTGGCCGAACGGCTCGTCGAGGTCCTGGCCGACTGGGACGTGACCCTGCCCGAGGCGCGGCGGGCCGTGGCCGCGGGCTTCGCCGAGGACGCCGCCTTCAAGGCCGACGTGCGCGCCGAGGGCCGGCGCACCCTGGAGTGGATGCGCGAGCACGGGCGCCGGGGCATTGTGCTGGCCGGGCGGCCCTACCACATCGACCCGGAGATCAACCACGGCGTGCCCGACGTCATCAACACCCTGGGCATGGCGGTCCTGTCCGAGGACTCGATCCTGCCCGAGCCCGAGCCCGGCGAGACGGCCGACGACGACGCCGCCCTGGCCCGCGCGGTGTCCGGCGGCGCCCTGAGCCGCGCGGTGTCCGCCCTGCGCCGCGGCCTGGGCCGGGGGAAGGAGGACCCGCAGGCCCCGGCCGACTGGTCCGACGTGCGCGCCGAGGACCTGCCCAGCCCGGAGACCCCCGTGGCCGCCGCCGGCGTCGCCCCCGGTCTGCGGGTGCGCGACCAGTGGGCCTACCACTCGCGCCTCTACCAGGCCGCCGAGCTCGTCACCAGGGACCCTGACCTGGAGCTCGTCCAGCTCACCTCCTTCGGCTGCGGCGTGGACGCCGTGACCGCCGACCAGGTCCAGGAGATCCTCGAGAGCGCCGACCGGGTCTACACCGCCCTCAAGATCGACGAGGTCTCCAACCTCGGGGCCGCCACCATCCGCCTGCGCTCCCTGGCCGCCGCCGCCCAGGCCCGGCGCCGCCGCCGCGAGGCCGCCGAGACCGCCGAGACCGTCGAGACCGCCGAGGCCGCCGAGGCCGCGGCCGGGGTCGTCGAGACCGCCGAGGTCGATACGACGGCGGCCGGGGCAGCGCCGGTCAAGGCCGCCGGGGCCGAGGCGGCGCCCGAGCGGCCCGCGCCGTCGACACGCGCCCTGCCCGCCGCCACCACCCCGGTCTTCACCGAGGAGATGCGCGCCACCCACACCATCCTCATGCCGCAGATGAGCCCGGTCCACTTCCGGCCCCTCGAACCGCTCATGCGGCGCCTGGGCTACAAGGTCGAACTGCTGGAATCGGCCAGCCGGGCGGACCTGGAGGTGGGTCTGCGCTACGTCAACAACGACGCCTGCTTCCCCGCCATTATGGTCATCGGCCAGCTCATCGGCGCCTTCGAGGACGGCTCCCACGACCCCGACCGCTGCGTCGTGGCCATCTCCCAGACCGGCGGCATGTGCCGCGCCACCAACTACGCGGCCATGCTCCGCAAGGGCCTGCGCGAGGCCGGCTACCCGCAGGTGCCGGTCCTGGCCATCTCGCTGCAGGGACTGGAGGACAACCCCGGCTTCCGCCTCACCCCGACCCTCGGGCTCAAGATGATCCAGGGCATCGTCATCGGCGACACCCTCAACACCTGCCTGCTGCGCGTGCGCCCCTACGAGACGCGGCCGGGCGCCGCCAACCGCCTGGCGCAGCGGTGGAACGCCATTATCGGCGAGTACTTCGAGCACAAGGGCCGCTGCCCCACCTGGGGCGGGCGGCTCGGCTACCGGCGCCTGCTGCGCGAGATGGTGAGCGAATTCGACGCCCTGCCCAGGCGCGACATCCCCCGCAAGCCGCGCGTGGGCGTCGTCGGCGAGATCCTGGTCAAATTCCAGCCCGACGCCAACAACCACGTCGTCGACCAGATCGAGGCCGAGGGCTGCGAGGCCGTCGTCCCCGGGCTGCTCGCCTTCTTCCTCAACGGCCCGGCCACCGCCCAGTGGGAGGCCGACACCTACGGCATTGGGAAGGACACCGTGGCCAAGAAGAAGGCCGCCGTGTGGTTCCTGGAGCAGATGCAGGCCCCGGCCCGGGCCGCGCTCGCGGCCTGCGGCGGCACCTTCGACGTCGAGTCCTCCACCGCCGTCATGATGCAGAAGGCCTCGCAGATCCTCAGCCTGGGCAACCAGGCGGGCGAGGGGTGGCTGCTCGCGGCCGAGATGGTCGAGCTCATCGAGCACGGCGCCCCCAACATCGTGTGCTGCCAGCCCTTCGGATGCCTGCCCAACCACGTGGTGGGCAAGGGCATGTTCCGCGAGATCCGGCGCCGCTACCCGCAGGCCAATATCGTCGGCATCGACTACGACCCGGGCGCCAGCGAGGTCAACCAGCTCAACCGCCTCAAGCTCATGATCTCCACGGCCTTCATGAGCCAGCAGGACGAGGCCGCCCGGGACGCGGTCAGCGCCGTGGGCCGCCCGCCGGAGCCCGTCGCCCAGGGGGCCGAGCCGGCGCGCCTGTGA
- a CDS encoding TetR/AcrR family transcriptional regulator, with protein MRGAVEGEAATTAAPAAPAAAAAASAAPRSAAARPARRRGPRGGAGRGESSTRDAILDAARASFLSRGFAATTIRGVARTAGVDPALVSYYFGSKGDLFGAAMNMRIRAAEEIAAVLDGDLRSAGPRLVRLAMTAWDDTRDGAVFRALLRWVATDDGAPEAVQAYATQEIAAPVAAALEQAGVPGPGARERATLAGSQLVGLAMIRYVFRLEPLAGASVDHLVDVVGPTIQHYLTGPLPAHR; from the coding sequence ATGCGCGGCGCAGTCGAGGGGGAAGCGGCCACGACGGCCGCGCCAGCCGCGCCGGCCGCGGCGGCAGCGGCGTCGGCCGCCCCCCGATCTGCGGCCGCCCGGCCAGCGCGACGACGAGGGCCGCGCGGAGGCGCCGGCCGCGGCGAGTCCTCCACGCGCGATGCGATCCTCGACGCCGCGCGCGCCTCCTTCCTCTCCCGGGGCTTCGCGGCCACGACGATCCGCGGCGTGGCCCGCACCGCGGGGGTGGACCCGGCACTCGTCTCCTACTACTTCGGCTCCAAGGGCGACCTGTTCGGCGCCGCCATGAATATGCGCATCCGCGCCGCCGAGGAGATCGCCGCGGTGCTGGACGGCGACCTGCGCAGCGCGGGCCCACGCCTGGTCCGCCTGGCCATGACCGCCTGGGACGACACCCGCGACGGGGCCGTCTTCCGCGCCCTGCTGCGCTGGGTCGCCACCGACGACGGCGCCCCCGAGGCGGTGCAGGCCTACGCCACCCAGGAGATCGCCGCACCGGTGGCCGCCGCCCTCGAGCAGGCCGGGGTGCCCGGGCCCGGCGCCCGCGAGCGCGCCACCCTGGCCGGCAGCCAGCTCGTCGGCCTGGCCATGATCCGCTACGTCTTCAGGCTCGAGCCCCTGGCCGGGGCGAGCGTCGACCACCTCGTGGACGTCGTCGGGCCGACGATCCAGCACTACCTCACCGGACCCCTGCCCGCACATCGCTGA
- a CDS encoding transcriptional regulator yields MIFKAVRDSAPYPDHGVTRQRDWSTIAPRQIRLDQLTTTRSTLDLRNLLDDDSTFFGDLFAHVVSYRGELYLETGLHRALRAALQGRTFIHARVLELGDSGVALLAPLPPETGGNSPRNRRN; encoded by the coding sequence GTGATCTTCAAGGCCGTGCGCGACAGTGCCCCGTACCCCGACCACGGGGTGACGCGGCAACGGGATTGGTCGACCATTGCACCGCGCCAGATCCGCCTGGACCAGCTGACCACGACGCGCTCCACCCTGGACCTGCGCAACCTCCTCGACGACGACTCGACCTTCTTCGGCGACCTGTTCGCCCACGTGGTGTCCTACCGGGGGGAGCTCTACCTGGAGACGGGCCTGCACCGGGCGCTGCGCGCGGCGCTGCAGGGGCGCACCTTCATCCACGCGCGGGTCCTGGAGCTCGGCGACTCCGGCGTCGCCCTCCTCGCCCCCCTGCCCCCCGAAACCGGCGGAAACAGCCCGCGAAACCGGCGGAACTGA
- a CDS encoding SMP-30/gluconolactonase/LRE family protein codes for MKAQRITDTISHHGEGPCWWPATGRLRFVDMLAGSVIELDEGGKRGYRRLPVPSPVASVIRPRAGGGAIVATERGLALGRAEDLSDLKEVVRLYDDLSMRTNEGGCDPDGRFWIGTMSYRRTVGAASVYRWDGPGTRPVRAWGGATTANGLGFSPDGALGYWTDTPTRTVTVFDYDARAGLVNPRPFVEIEEWAGKPDGLCVDAEGGVWVALHRGSAVRRYDAEGRLSEVVELPVNKVTACTFGGEDLDRLYITTSRENLPDDVEPASGSVYLAEVGVKGLEPLAFAG; via the coding sequence ATGAAGGCGCAGCGCATCACAGACACGATCTCCCACCACGGCGAGGGCCCCTGCTGGTGGCCGGCCACGGGGCGACTGCGCTTCGTGGACATGCTCGCCGGCTCCGTCATCGAGCTCGACGAGGGCGGCAAGCGCGGCTACCGCCGTCTGCCAGTGCCCTCGCCGGTCGCCTCGGTGATCCGGCCCCGCGCGGGCGGCGGCGCGATCGTCGCCACCGAGCGCGGTCTGGCGCTGGGGCGGGCCGAGGACCTGAGCGACCTGAAGGAGGTCGTGCGCCTCTACGACGACCTCTCCATGCGCACGAACGAGGGCGGCTGCGACCCCGACGGCCGCTTCTGGATCGGCACCATGTCCTACCGCAGGACCGTCGGCGCGGCGAGCGTGTACCGCTGGGACGGGCCGGGGACCAGGCCGGTGCGCGCCTGGGGCGGGGCGACCACCGCCAACGGCCTGGGCTTCAGCCCGGACGGCGCGCTCGGCTATTGGACGGACACCCCCACGCGCACGGTGACCGTCTTCGACTACGACGCGCGGGCGGGGCTGGTGAACCCGCGGCCCTTCGTCGAAATCGAGGAGTGGGCCGGCAAGCCCGACGGCCTGTGCGTCGACGCCGAGGGCGGGGTGTGGGTGGCCCTGCACCGCGGCAGCGCGGTCAGGCGCTACGACGCCGAGGGGCGGCTGAGCGAGGTCGTGGAGCTGCCGGTGAACAAGGTGACCGCCTGCACCTTCGGCGGGGAGGACCTGGACCGGCTCTACATCACGACGTCCCGGGAGAACCTGCCCGACGACGTCGAGCCGGCCTCGGGCAGCGTGTACCTGGCCGAGGTGGGCGTGAAGGGGCTGGAGCCGCTGGCCTTCGCCGGCTGA
- a CDS encoding AAA family ATPase, translating to MLRFLRLQNWKSYYEPVEFTMVATRERRHGDRLARVGRSRILPVTAIYGANAAGKSALVDGLEALREIVLESRRAGAMLPLAPHLPEGKDEPTAFAVEIVVSAVGTDDVADRVFYYELAADRRRIHRELLAQVKSRTKELLFERENDVTLYGELDDDARARAHAMVVAPNETLLGALGAERDGTVGVVWDWFAHRLNIIHPESMYMHLLARINADAVFSRAMSSGLTRADTGISEVRLEEMKMEALPVGADQLTGLLEGLRERGGTFVIAVGGADHAILSLTDEGEPTARRLVTVHEREDGPAPEQRSSFTLPLREESDGTQRFMNLLPILFQLRDKNSRSVFVVDELENSMHPKLTEDCISSFLEGLGADDRCQLIFTTHEIQLMRSDLLRRDEIWLADKVDGQSRLTRVSDFAGIGVRKDADLLSFYMSGRLGGVPRI from the coding sequence ATGCTGCGCTTCCTGCGCCTGCAGAACTGGAAGTCCTACTACGAGCCCGTCGAGTTCACCATGGTGGCGACGCGGGAGCGGCGGCACGGCGACCGCCTCGCCCGGGTCGGGCGCTCCCGCATCCTGCCGGTCACAGCCATCTACGGGGCCAACGCCGCCGGGAAGTCCGCCCTCGTCGACGGTCTCGAGGCGCTCCGGGAGATCGTTCTCGAGTCCCGTCGTGCGGGCGCCATGCTGCCTCTCGCCCCACACCTGCCCGAAGGGAAGGACGAGCCGACGGCGTTCGCCGTCGAGATCGTCGTCTCCGCCGTCGGGACCGACGACGTGGCGGACCGGGTCTTCTACTACGAGCTCGCGGCGGACCGCCGTCGCATCCACCGCGAGCTGCTCGCGCAGGTCAAGTCCCGCACGAAGGAGCTCCTCTTCGAAAGGGAGAACGACGTCACCCTTTACGGCGAGCTCGACGACGACGCGCGGGCCCGCGCCCATGCGATGGTGGTCGCCCCCAATGAGACGCTGCTGGGCGCGCTCGGCGCGGAGAGGGACGGAACGGTCGGCGTCGTGTGGGACTGGTTCGCGCACCGGCTCAACATCATCCATCCGGAGTCGATGTACATGCACCTGCTGGCGAGGATCAACGCCGATGCCGTGTTCTCGCGGGCCATGAGCTCGGGACTGACCCGGGCCGACACCGGGATCTCCGAGGTGCGGCTCGAAGAGATGAAGATGGAGGCGCTGCCGGTGGGGGCGGACCAGCTCACCGGCCTGCTGGAGGGGCTGCGGGAGAGGGGTGGGACCTTCGTCATTGCCGTTGGCGGCGCCGATCACGCGATCCTCTCCCTGACGGACGAGGGTGAGCCCACCGCGCGACGTCTGGTGACCGTGCACGAGAGGGAGGACGGGCCGGCGCCGGAGCAGCGCTCCTCCTTCACGCTGCCCTTGCGGGAGGAGTCCGACGGGACGCAGCGCTTCATGAACCTGCTCCCGATCCTCTTCCAGTTGCGCGACAAGAATTCCCGGAGCGTCTTCGTGGTGGACGAGTTGGAGAACTCCATGCACCCGAAACTGACGGAGGACTGCATCTCCTCATTCCTGGAGGGGCTCGGCGCGGACGACCGGTGTCAGCTGATCTTCACCACTCACGAGATCCAGCTCATGCGCTCGGATCTGCTTCGCCGTGACGAGATCTGGCTGGCCGACAAGGTCGACGGGCAGTCCCGATTGACGCGGGTGTCGGACTTCGCCGGTATCGGCGTGCGCAAGGACGCCGACCTGCTCTCCTTCTACATGTCCGGACGGCTTGGCGGTGTGCCGCGGATATGA
- a CDS encoding fructose bisphosphate aldolase, with protein MNTEQADKMRNGKGFIAALDQSGGSTPKALAAYGVGPERYSNEAEMFDLVHAMRTRVITSRAFTGERILGAILFERTMDGKIEGRPTAEYLWEVKSVVPFLKVDKGLADEACRAKVMKPMPELDALLDRAVAAGIFGTKMRSVILGADPQGVRDVVDQQFEVARRIIAKGLVPIIEPEVDIHAPDKAEAEELLITALTEHLDALPEGEDVMLKVTIPSVDGRYGELMKHPRVMRVVALSGGYEREDANARLARNPGLIASFSRALLEGLSDAQSQEEFDATLDSSVEAIYRASIAG; from the coding sequence GTGAACACCGAACAAGCCGACAAGATGCGCAACGGGAAGGGCTTCATCGCCGCCCTCGACCAGTCCGGGGGCTCGACCCCCAAGGCCCTGGCCGCCTACGGCGTCGGCCCGGAGCGCTACTCCAACGAGGCGGAGATGTTCGACCTCGTCCACGCCATGCGCACCCGCGTCATCACCTCCAGGGCCTTCACCGGTGAGCGGATCCTGGGCGCCATCCTCTTCGAGCGCACCATGGACGGCAAGATCGAGGGCCGCCCCACCGCCGAGTACCTGTGGGAGGTCAAGAGCGTCGTCCCCTTCCTCAAGGTGGACAAGGGCCTGGCCGACGAGGCCTGCCGCGCCAAGGTCATGAAGCCCATGCCCGAGCTCGACGCGCTGCTCGATCGCGCCGTGGCCGCCGGGATCTTCGGCACCAAGATGCGCTCGGTCATCCTGGGCGCCGACCCGCAGGGCGTGCGCGACGTCGTCGACCAGCAGTTCGAGGTGGCCCGGCGGATCATCGCCAAGGGCCTGGTCCCCATTATCGAGCCCGAGGTGGACATCCACGCCCCGGACAAGGCCGAGGCCGAGGAGCTGCTGATCACGGCGCTGACCGAGCACCTCGACGCCCTGCCCGAGGGCGAGGACGTCATGCTCAAGGTGACCATCCCCAGCGTCGACGGCCGCTACGGCGAGCTCATGAAGCACCCGCGCGTCATGCGCGTGGTTGCCCTGTCCGGCGGTTACGAGCGCGAGGACGCCAATGCGCGCCTGGCCCGCAACCCCGGCCTCATCGCGAGCTTCTCGCGCGCCCTGCTGGAGGGGCTGAGCGACGCCCAGAGCCAGGAGGAGTTCGACGCGACGCTCGACTCCAGCGTCGAGGCCATCTACCGCGCCTCCATCGCCGGCTGA
- a CDS encoding LacI family DNA-binding transcriptional regulator gives MGGTQRPRRGRSGGAPSVADVARLAGVSTQTVSRVSAGARNVRADTREKVLRAMKQLGYSPNRAAQALRRGSFRTIGVVTQHIERTGEALTTEGVLAAAWRAGYTVSMIQVERPASEDMRTAVTHLAHQGVDGLVVVQAGRADSRHLVLPAGVPVAVSDSALVGYYPSASADQVRGVRAAVDHLLGLGHRAVHHVTGPQDSQSALIRSATWAARLRESGIEPPEPVRGDWTAAGGYAAGERLAADPAVTAVFCANDEVAIGLIRAMHERGRRVPRDVSVVGFDGLSLGEYSFPPLTTVRQDFRRAGEEMVRLVLEQVDSGAAGGERQILIPTELVVRGSTAPSRERT, from the coding sequence ATGGGCGGGACGCAACGGCCGCGGCGAGGGCGGTCCGGCGGGGCGCCGTCGGTCGCCGACGTCGCCCGCCTGGCCGGCGTCTCGACGCAGACGGTCTCGCGGGTCTCCGCAGGGGCCCGCAACGTGCGGGCGGATACGCGCGAGAAGGTGCTGCGCGCCATGAAACAACTCGGCTACTCGCCCAACCGCGCCGCCCAGGCGCTGCGGCGGGGATCCTTCCGCACCATCGGGGTCGTTACCCAGCACATCGAGCGCACCGGCGAGGCCCTGACCACCGAGGGCGTGCTCGCGGCGGCCTGGAGGGCCGGGTACACGGTCTCGATGATCCAGGTGGAGCGCCCGGCCTCGGAGGACATGCGCACCGCCGTGACGCATCTGGCCCACCAGGGCGTCGACGGCCTGGTCGTGGTCCAGGCCGGCCGCGCCGACAGCCGGCACCTGGTCCTGCCCGCGGGCGTGCCGGTGGCGGTGTCCGACTCCGCCCTGGTGGGCTACTACCCCTCCGCCTCGGCGGACCAGGTGCGGGGGGTGCGGGCCGCCGTCGACCACCTCCTGGGCCTCGGCCACCGCGCGGTCCACCACGTCACCGGGCCGCAGGACTCCCAGTCCGCCCTCATCCGCTCGGCCACGTGGGCCGCCCGCCTCAGGGAGTCCGGCATCGAGCCGCCCGAGCCCGTGCGGGGGGACTGGACCGCGGCCGGCGGCTACGCGGCCGGGGAGCGCCTGGCGGCCGACCCGGCGGTCACGGCCGTCTTCTGCGCCAACGACGAGGTGGCGATCGGCCTCATCCGCGCCATGCACGAGCGGGGGCGGCGCGTCCCCCGGGACGTGTCGGTGGTCGGCTTCGACGGCCTGTCCCTGGGGGAGTACAGCTTCCCGCCCCTGACCACAGTGCGCCAGGATTTCCGCCGGGCGGGGGAGGAGATGGTCCGGCTGGTCCTGGAGCAGGTGGACTCCGGCGCGGCGGGCGGGGAGCGGCAGATCCTCATCCCCACCGAACTCGTGGTCCGGGGCAGCACCGCGCCCAGCCGGGAGCGCACATGA